The Corylus avellana chromosome ca8, CavTom2PMs-1.0 genome has a segment encoding these proteins:
- the LOC132191104 gene encoding putative late blight resistance protein homolog R1B-17, translating to MGSILDDVVTNLIRYLTGLLKDEANFLAGVEDRVNSLHAELRLINIFLENSEGKRNNKMVKELVRQIRDVAYETEDVIDDYILKVAEHRKKCTTMRIVDYPSYALMIRDVGSKIVVIKERIKEIYDNYERYGIERVESTVNAFEEEAMDTIRREVEEDDVVGFVHDSTTLENQLTEGDPELDVISIIGMGGLGKTTLARKIYNTLRVKGHFDYYVWVCVSQDFGTMELLLKILKELGIELEGKSVDELKKGLFEYLKEKRYLIVMDDVWTTDVWSKVRFAFPNSSYGSRILITSRNREVALHASNTPPYLLPLLNQDDSWELFRKKVFQKGICPPELETPGRRIAEGCKGLPLSIVVFAGLLAKKEKSFRTWSKYVDHVTSFLTHEEDTVICQKILSLSYTDLPRRLKQCFLYFGMYPEDFEIPVRRLMHLWVAEGFIQDIGHRYLEDVAEIYLEELIDRSLIQVASRRSDAGIRTCRIHDLLRELCLLESAEETFLAVHSYNRLFPNNYRRVSIQVNNAKQYITAYPSVTTSARSLFFFADALNNNVALKWVQKNFKFLRVLNVQRVATPVVHKSVAKFIHLRYLTIKFSNSATIFPDSIVELTNLETLYVEGNKGMQCLPKGLFKLKRLRNLYLVFNVEYSFEPCDSEEALGSLQVLSGPTIYYNPQNHRFPAILEKFPNVRKLKIQIMEKKYRDNDKEVVSIPSLHHLAHLEILKIRTSGILRFTCYLNSIPRRITKLTLEGVVLKVGCVTVLGQLPNLRILKLEDADRGLSDKNINVIANSFPQLQFLKLYSLSIEKWEQEVGAMPSLKHLVIQRCCCFTSLPELLRLSTLKSVEVIHCPTLATMLRESQTEVRFNLLIKDSIF from the coding sequence ATGGGCTCTATACTCGACGACGTTGTCACTAACCTCATACGGTACTTGACCGGTCTACTCAAAGACGAAGCAAATTTCCTTGCTGGAGTGGAGGATAGAGTCAATTCACTTCATGCGGAGCTGAGGCTAATAAATATCTTCCTGGAGAACTCCGAGGGGAAACGGAACAATAAAATGGTGAAGGAGCTAGTCCGGCAAATCAGGGATGTAGCTTACGAGACTGAGGATGTGATCGACGATTACATTCTCAAGGTCGCGGAACACAGAAAGAAGTGCACGACAATGAGGATAGTTGATTACCCTTCTTACGCATTGATGATTCGAGATGTTGGAAGTAAGATAGTAGTCATCAAAGagagaatcaaagaaatctacGACAATTACGAAAGGTACGGCATTGAAAGAGTTGAATCTACTGTAAATGCATTCGAGGAGGAGGCAATGGACACAATTAGGAGAGAAGTCGAGGAAGATGACGTGGTGGGTTTTGTTCATGACTCAACGACATTGGAGAACCAACTTACTGAAGGGGATCCTGAGCTGGATGTCATTTCAATCATTGGAATGGGCGGGTTGGGCAAGACCACTCTTGCCAGAAAAATATACAATACACTTCGTGTCAAGGGGCACTTTGACTACTATGTATGGGTGTGTGTATCTCAAGATTTTGGAACCATGGAGCTGttgcttaaaattttaaaggagTTGGGAATTGAACTTGAAGGCAAGAGTGTTGATGAGTTAAAGAAGGGGttgtttgaatatttgaaagaaaagagataCCTAATAGTCATGGACGACGTCTGGACAACTGATGTATGGAGTAAGGTAAGATTTGCTTTTCCTAATAGTTCCTATGGAAGCAGAATATTGATCACTAGCCGGAATAGAGAAGTGGCTTTACATGCAAGCAATACTCCTCCCTACCTTCTCCCACTTCTTAATCAAGATGATAGCTGGGAACTCTTTAGGAAAAAGGTGTTTCAAAAAGGAATTTGTCCTCCTGAATTAGAAACTCCAGGAAGACGAATCGCAGAAGGTTGTAAGGGCTTACCCCTTTCGATTGTGGTATTTGCGGGCCTTTTAGCAAAGAAGGAGAAGTCATTCCGCACATGGTCGAAATATGTTGATCATGTAACTAGTTTCCTTACTCATGAAGAGGATACTGTTATATGCCAAAAAATACTATCCTTAAGCTACACGGATCTGCCCCGACGCTTGAAACAatgctttttgtattttggtatGTACCCAGAAGACTTCGAGATCCCAGTAAGGCGATTGATGCACTTATGGGTAGCAGAGGGTTTCATACAAGACATTGGCCATAGATATTTGGAGGATGTTGCTGAAATCTACTTGGAGGAGCTCATTgatcgaagcttgatccaagTGGCTAGCAGGAGGTCAGATGCAGGAATAAGAACATGTCGTATCCATGATCTTTTGCGAGAACTCTGTTTGTTGGAGAGTGCAGAAGAGACGTTTCTTGCAGTTCATTCATATAACCGTCTGTTCCCGAACAATTACCGCAGAGTATCCATCCAAGTTAACAATGCTAAGCAATACATTACTGCATACCCCTCTGTCACTACAAGCGCCCGTTCTTTGTTCTTCTTTGCTGACGCCTTGAATAACAATGTTGCCTTGAAGTGGGTCCAAAAGAACTTCAAATTTCTTCGTGTGCTTAATGTTCAGAGAGTAGCAACTCCAGTAGTACACAAAAGCGTAGCAAAATTTATCCATTTGAGGTACTTGACGATAAAATTCTCTAATTCTGCAACTATTTTTCCAGATTCCATTGTCGAGCTTACGAATCTAGAGACTCTTTACGTAGAGGGCAATAAGGGCATGCAATGTTTGCCGAAAGGGCTATTTAAACTGAAACGTTTAAGAAATCTGTATCTGGTATTTAATGTGGAATATTCATTTGAACCTTGCGATTCAGAAGAAGCTCTAGGGAGCCTCCAAGTCCTTTCTGGCCCAACAATTTATTATAATCCTCAAAACCATAGGTTCCCTGCCATACTGGAAAAGTTTCCTAATGTTAGGAAattgaaaatacaaattatgGAGAAGAAGTATCGTGATAATGACAAAGAAGTAGTTTCTATTCCAAGCCTCCACCATTTAGCTCATcttgaaatattgaaaattaGGACTAGCGGAATATTGAGATTCACCTGTTATCTGAATTCAATTCCAAGGAGAATCACCAAGCTAACCTTAGAGGGTGTTGTCTTAAAAGTTGGATGCGTTACAGTGCTGGGACAGCTTCCCAATCTTCGGATTCTGAAACTAGAAGATGCAGATCGTGGTTTATCTGATAAAAACATTAATGTCATTGCAAATTCGTTTCCTCAACTCCAATTCCTCAAATTGTACAGtttatcaattgaaaaatggGAACAGGAGGTTGGTGCAATGCCAAGCCTTAAGCATTTGGTTATCCAGCGTTGTTGTTGCTTTACTAGCCTACCAGAACTGTTGAGATTGAGCACTTTGAAATCTGTGGAAGTGATACATTGTCCAACGTTGGCTACAATGCTTAGGGAGTCGCAGACGGAAGTTCGGTTTAATCTATTGATCAAGGATTCAATTTTCTAA